The Planctomycetota bacterium genomic sequence TGACCCCCAGCTTGTCGAGCTGGTGCTCTAACCAACTGAGCTAATCGCCCGGGTCGTGTCTCAAAGGATACTGCGGCAAACGGCGGAAATCACACCCCGCGGTTGAATCCCGCCGGTGGGAGGAAATCGCTGCCGTCGTACCGTGGCACACCCAGCCCAGCGGCAAACTCGCCGCCGTGCCGGACATACCAGTCTGCCCCAGCATTCGCAGTCCGTCAAGGGCGTACCTCGCCAGGCGCGCGATTCATCGCAATTCCCGGCCGCCGGGGACGCTGTCACGACCGGCGCATTTGCTAGAGTAATCGTTCCGTGTCCTCCCATCCCGCACGATCCCACGCCGCCAGGTGCCTTTGACCGATGCCGCCGGCCTTTGACCCACAACACGCGACCGACCATCTTTCCGCCGTCGACCGGCGATTGGCCAAGCTGATCGAACGGGTCGGGCCGTTCACGCTGAAGCCGCAACGGCTGCACAACCCGTTTCAATCGCTGCTGCGGGCGATCGTCTATCAACAACTGTCGGGCAAGGCGGCCGCCACCATTCACGAACGATTGTCGAACATCGTGTCGAACGAGCGCGGGCCGCATCCCGAGCTGATCATGGCCGCGCCCGACGCCCAGTTGCGCGGGGCGGGCTTGTCGCGGAACAAGCTGCTGGCGATTCGCGATCTGTCGACCAAGACGCTCGATGGCACGGTGCCGTCGCTCGTGGCCATGCGCAAGATGACCGATCAGGAGATCGTCGATCGACTGGTCCAGGTGCGCGGCATTGGCCCGTGGACGGTCGAGATGATGTTGATCTTCCGGCTGGGGCGACCCGATGTGCTACCGGCTCACGACCTGGGCGTGCGCAAAGGGTTCATGTTGACCTACGGGCTGAAGGAGCTGCCGGCGCCGATGGAGTTGAAGCAGCGCGGCGAACGCTGGCGGCCGTACCGCTCGGTGGCCAGTTGGTACATGTGGCGGGCGTGCGAGGTGTATCAGAAGAAAGAACAGCCGGCCGTGAACCCGCTGGTGAATGGTGCTAAAAAAACGAAGCGCGGGTAGGGCGTGATTCTTAGAAGCCCGCCAAACTGCGCTGCGCTTCCATCGCGGCGACCCTAAGTCCATTAACGCCTGCTTTAGCGGCGTCGACAAACTCGGCAACCCTCTCGGTTGACCACCCCTCCATGAATCGGAAGGCCGAACCGATCGCATAATCACGTTCGCAATCAATGGCAATCCAGTGGCGTTTGGCGTCTTCCGCCGCTGCGCCGGTCGTGTTCGAACCGGCAAAAATATCCACGACCATATCGCCTTCATCGGTCAAGAAGTCGATGAAGAACTTAGGCAGTGCTTTCGGAAACCGGGCGGGGTGCGGTTCCAGTCCGAAAGCTTTGCAATTGCGGATATGCAACGAGTTGCTTTCGGTGTTCGAATATTGGAGCAAATTCGA encodes the following:
- a CDS encoding DNA-3-methyladenine glycosylase 2 family protein, which codes for MPPAFDPQHATDHLSAVDRRLAKLIERVGPFTLKPQRLHNPFQSLLRAIVYQQLSGKAAATIHERLSNIVSNERGPHPELIMAAPDAQLRGAGLSRNKLLAIRDLSTKTLDGTVPSLVAMRKMTDQEIVDRLVQVRGIGPWTVEMMLIFRLGRPDVLPAHDLGVRKGFMLTYGLKELPAPMELKQRGERWRPYRSVASWYMWRACEVYQKKEQPAVNPLVNGAKKTKRG